Proteins encoded by one window of Candidatus Odinarchaeum yellowstonii:
- a CDS encoding DsrE family protein: MDSALIIFSRSPYGHINIIEASRVAQGLLVLDKTVACVFIGDGVISLLKNQEPAGIGVNSVKLALKYLVDAGVDFYALKDSLIERGLTEEMLDKEYNIKVIGIDELTSLQDKFETSIFF, encoded by the coding sequence ATGGATTCAGCTCTAATAATTTTCTCGAGAAGCCCTTACGGGCATATAAACATTATAGAAGCGTCTAGAGTAGCTCAAGGTCTACTCGTATTAGATAAAACCGTGGCTTGCGTATTCATAGGGGACGGTGTTATAAGTTTACTTAAAAACCAGGAGCCGGCTGGGATAGGAGTCAACTCAGTTAAACTAGCTTTAAAATATCTAGTAGACGCAGGCGTTGATTTTTACGCGTTGAAAGATTCGCTTATAGAAAGAGGTCTCACAGAAGAAATGTTAGATAAAGAATATAATATTAAAGTCATTGGCATAGATGAATTAACAAGTCTTCAGGATAAATTTGAAACTTCAATATTTTTCTAG
- a CDS encoding Lrp/AsnC family transcriptional regulator — protein MLLDEKDQKILEILKHDARTPVKEIASKLGLSASAVSLRIKNLIKKNIIKGFKAVVNQGIPEEACQLIVEIAVDKAENLNELGEALSAENNICIVLNITGEYDLLVFSKCKNAVEAAEFLNKLRKMKGVSKIKSHYVLQKLKADF, from the coding sequence TTGCTGCTTGATGAAAAAGATCAGAAGATACTAGAGATTTTGAAACACGATGCTAGAACACCTGTTAAAGAAATAGCTTCTAAACTAGGTTTATCTGCTTCAGCTGTCAGTTTAAGAATTAAAAATCTTATTAAAAAAAATATTATCAAAGGTTTTAAAGCGGTCGTTAATCAGGGTATACCTGAGGAAGCCTGCCAGCTCATCGTGGAGATCGCCGTAGATAAAGCTGAAAACCTTAACGAGCTCGGTGAAGCTTTAAGCGCGGAAAATAACATCTGCATTGTTTTAAACATTACCGGGGAGTATGATTTACTAGTTTTCAGTAAATGTAAAAACGCGGTTGAAGCGGCTGAATTTTTAAACAAGCTTAGAAAAATGAAAGGCGTCTCAAAGATAAAATCTCACTACGTGCTTCAAAAATTGAAGGCTGATTTTTAA
- a CDS encoding sulfurtransferase TusA family protein, translated as MSETPVKKLDCRGDQCPLPILKTKKEIQTIKIGEILEVWSTDPGSKEDFPRWAERTGNQLLKVEEKNGYWVYLIKRLK; from the coding sequence ATGAGCGAGACACCGGTTAAAAAACTAGATTGCAGAGGAGATCAATGCCCGCTGCCGATATTGAAAACGAAAAAAGAAATTCAAACAATTAAAATCGGGGAAATCTTAGAAGTCTGGTCTACAGACCCAGGTTCGAAAGAGGACTTCCCCAGATGGGCTGAGAGAACAGGAAACCAGCTTCTAAAAGTAGAGGAGAAAAACGGGTACTGGGTTTATCTTATAAAAAGATTAAAGTAA
- a CDS encoding DsrE family protein codes for MARIGFLLMTSPYTVQNSDTVLKLAEAFLSEGHTLTGVYLYVDGVYNANKKIDPKTPDERIIPQLFQKLAEKGVPVKVCPVCSNYRGVLEEDLIKGAVFDGLGGLAEIFEECDKIIAFTG; via the coding sequence ATGGCTAGAATCGGTTTCCTTCTAATGACAAGCCCTTATACGGTTCAAAACTCTGATACAGTTCTAAAATTAGCTGAAGCTTTTTTAAGTGAAGGTCACACGTTAACTGGAGTATACCTTTACGTAGACGGAGTCTATAACGCGAATAAAAAAATAGATCCTAAAACACCCGACGAGAGAATTATACCTCAACTATTTCAGAAACTAGCTGAGAAAGGGGTGCCGGTGAAGGTGTGCCCTGTATGCTCTAACTACAGAGGAGTTTTAGAAGAGGATTTAATAAAAGGAGCTGTCTTCGACGGTTTAGGTGGTTTAGCTGAAATATTCGAGGAATGTGATAAAATTATAGCTTTCACAGGGTAG
- a CDS encoding DsrE/DsrF/DrsH-like family protein — MSESTKKSKAEKNKKMCIIVHSGTLDKAYPPFILAAAAGASDIETHLFFTFWGLNLLKKGGLESAKLPGMMSIGTGMMKNKMKKAGFPDLKDLVKQCVEMGNTHIYACSATMELMGLKKEDLIPEVEKVLGAAAFIDMAIDADITLFI, encoded by the coding sequence ATGAGCGAGTCTACTAAAAAAAGTAAAGCCGAGAAAAATAAGAAAATGTGTATAATAGTTCACAGCGGAACGCTGGATAAAGCTTACCCGCCTTTCATTTTAGCAGCCGCAGCCGGAGCCTCAGATATTGAAACACACTTATTCTTCACATTCTGGGGGTTAAACCTGTTGAAGAAAGGGGGATTAGAGTCAGCTAAACTACCAGGTATGATGAGTATAGGCACAGGTATGATGAAAAATAAGATGAAGAAAGCGGGCTTCCCAGATTTAAAAGATTTAGTTAAACAATGCGTTGAAATGGGGAACACCCACATATACGCTTGTTCAGCTACAATGGAGCTTATGGGATTAAAAAAAGAGGATTTAATCCCTGAAGTTGAGAAAGTTCTAGGAGCTGCAGCCTTCATAGATATGGCTATAGACGCGGATATCACATTATTCATATAA
- the ilvB gene encoding biosynthetic-type acetolactate synthase large subunit, translating to MLSGSEIVLEVLKSRGVKTVFGLPGGAIMPLYDELYDETSIRHILVRHEQGAAHAADGYARVTGGPGVAIATSGPGATNLLTGISTAYADSSPVIAITGQVPVQYIGKDAFQEADLYSLVIPITKHNFLVKDVNDLARIMNMAFDIALSGRPGPVHIDLPKDVQTKKATRKIVFKQFYTGKTPILSLRKIKQAANIIMKAERPVILAGGGVIISNAFEEVRTLAELLPAPVATTLMGKGAISEYHPLALGMIGMHGTKPANYAVMESDCLIAVGCRLDDRATGDEKTFAPKAKIIHIDIDPSEIDKNVKSHIAIIGDAKEVLKSLIYYMQTAGLKKENTPWMNRIRQLTKDYPLPEPEETHPIKPPLIIKKMNSILREDDIVVTEVGQCEMWAALYYKPRKPRTVIFSGGQGTMGFGFPASIGAKAAKPESTVIDVAGDGSFLMMCHELATSVENNIPVIAAIINNRYLGMVRQWQELFYEKRYSYTFLGEKTDFVKLAEAFGAKGIKVTKCSEIEEAFITAIRSGETTVIDFEVDRECNVFPMVRPGGQIDKMIG from the coding sequence ATGCTAAGCGGTTCTGAAATAGTACTAGAGGTTCTTAAATCTAGAGGTGTGAAAACAGTTTTCGGACTCCCAGGCGGAGCTATAATGCCGTTATATGATGAATTATACGATGAAACCTCTATTAGACATATATTAGTTAGACATGAACAGGGTGCAGCTCATGCAGCTGACGGGTATGCGCGTGTTACAGGAGGGCCAGGCGTTGCTATCGCAACATCCGGGCCTGGGGCTACTAATCTTTTAACAGGTATATCAACAGCATACGCTGATTCCTCCCCCGTGATCGCGATCACCGGACAGGTCCCCGTCCAATACATTGGTAAAGACGCATTCCAAGAAGCGGATCTCTACAGCCTAGTGATACCCATAACTAAACATAATTTTCTAGTAAAAGACGTGAACGACCTAGCTAGGATAATGAACATGGCTTTTGATATAGCTTTATCCGGGCGCCCGGGGCCGGTTCACATAGATTTACCTAAAGATGTTCAAACCAAGAAAGCTACTAGAAAAATAGTTTTCAAACAATTCTACACAGGTAAAACACCTATACTAAGCCTTAGAAAAATCAAGCAAGCGGCTAATATAATTATGAAAGCTGAAAGACCGGTGATACTAGCCGGCGGCGGTGTTATAATCTCAAACGCTTTTGAAGAAGTAAGAACTCTAGCGGAGCTTCTACCTGCTCCTGTTGCAACTACACTTATGGGTAAAGGAGCTATATCAGAGTATCATCCTCTAGCTTTAGGGATGATAGGGATGCATGGAACTAAACCGGCTAACTACGCAGTTATGGAGTCAGATTGTCTTATCGCTGTAGGATGCAGATTAGATGACAGAGCTACAGGCGACGAGAAAACATTCGCCCCTAAAGCGAAAATAATCCATATCGACATAGACCCTTCTGAAATAGATAAAAACGTGAAAAGCCATATTGCAATAATAGGGGACGCTAAAGAAGTATTAAAATCGTTAATCTACTATATGCAGACCGCAGGCTTAAAAAAAGAGAACACACCTTGGATGAATAGAATCAGACAGTTAACCAAAGACTATCCTCTACCCGAACCTGAAGAAACACATCCTATAAAACCTCCTTTAATAATAAAGAAAATGAACTCTATTCTAAGAGAAGACGATATAGTCGTCACCGAAGTCGGTCAATGCGAAATGTGGGCTGCACTATACTATAAACCTAGAAAACCTAGAACCGTGATATTCTCCGGCGGTCAAGGGACAATGGGCTTCGGGTTCCCAGCCTCCATAGGAGCTAAAGCCGCTAAACCTGAAAGCACAGTTATCGATGTAGCAGGAGACGGCAGCTTTCTTATGATGTGTCATGAATTAGCCACCTCAGTGGAAAATAACATACCTGTGATCGCTGCTATAATAAATAACAGGTATCTAGGGATGGTAAGACAGTGGCAGGAATTATTCTATGAGAAAAGATACTCCTACACTTTTCTAGGAGAGAAAACAGACTTCGTTAAATTAGCTGAGGCCTTCGGCGCTAAAGGAATTAAAGTCACAAAGTGCAGTGAAATCGAGGAGGCTTTCATCACAGCTATAAGATCCGGGGAGACGACGGTGATAGATTTCGAAGTAGACAGAGAGTGTAATGTCTTCCCGATGGTGAGGCCGGGTGGTCAAATAGATAAAATGATAGGGTGA
- the tusB gene encoding sulfurtransferase complex subunit TusB — protein sequence MKSRLYLYDKSPYASKSFETILKMLESHANRGVKAGLVLLQDAVTGIVGEISEELRELPASVKVYALLEDAKARGLADLNSLKRVTFVNYRELVNLIVNEYDHIVNYL from the coding sequence TTGAAATCCCGTCTTTACTTATATGATAAATCACCATACGCTTCGAAAAGCTTCGAAACAATTTTAAAAATGTTGGAATCGCATGCTAACCGGGGTGTTAAAGCTGGTCTGGTTCTCTTACAGGATGCAGTTACAGGTATAGTCGGGGAAATCTCGGAGGAGCTTAGAGAACTCCCTGCGTCAGTTAAAGTATACGCTTTATTAGAGGACGCTAAGGCTAGGGGGCTGGCTGACTTAAACTCACTGAAGAGAGTAACATTCGTAAACTATCGGGAACTAGTTAACCTCATAGTAAATGAATACGATCATATAGTAAACTATCTTTAA